In one window of Pseudodesulfovibrio sediminis DNA:
- a CDS encoding YgeY family selenium metabolism-linked hydrolase, whose protein sequence is MSANNEFCQLSIALCQELVSLSSLSGEEEDVAKALAAAMKANGFDSVDVDRYGNVVGRIKGNQPGPCILFDGHMDTVPVPDPTVWSQAPLGGDIVDGKIYGRGTSDMKGALAAMVGAAAWFAKETGKDFAGEVCVAGGVFEELFEGIAAREVSKAVNPDYVVIGEASELNLKIGQRGRAEIVVETYGVPAHSANPEKGVNAVHMMTTLTRAIEKVAAPQQEVLGKGICVLTDIKSTPYPGASVVPSGCRVTYDRRLLVGETPESVLAPFNEVIAVLQQSDPDFKAKAYFAQGKEKCYTGAAMKGERFFPGWLYDADEPFITNTLAELRAVGGTPEISHYAFCTNGSHYAGEAGIKTIGFGPSRENLAHTIDEHIEIDQLNKATIGYKAIIKALLNTK, encoded by the coding sequence ATGTCTGCCAACAATGAATTCTGCCAGTTGAGTATCGCGCTTTGCCAGGAGCTGGTTTCCCTCTCCAGTCTCTCCGGAGAAGAGGAAGACGTGGCCAAGGCTCTGGCCGCTGCCATGAAAGCCAATGGGTTCGACAGTGTTGACGTGGACCGCTACGGCAACGTCGTGGGCCGCATCAAGGGCAACCAACCCGGTCCCTGCATCCTCTTTGACGGCCACATGGACACCGTGCCCGTGCCCGACCCCACCGTCTGGAGCCAGGCTCCCCTTGGCGGTGACATCGTGGACGGCAAGATCTATGGCCGCGGCACATCCGACATGAAGGGCGCACTGGCCGCCATGGTCGGCGCTGCCGCGTGGTTTGCCAAGGAGACCGGCAAGGACTTTGCCGGAGAAGTCTGCGTGGCGGGCGGGGTCTTCGAAGAGCTTTTCGAAGGCATCGCGGCCCGCGAGGTCTCCAAAGCGGTCAACCCCGACTATGTGGTCATCGGCGAGGCGTCCGAGCTGAATCTCAAGATCGGCCAACGCGGCCGTGCCGAGATCGTGGTCGAGACCTACGGCGTCCCTGCCCACTCGGCCAACCCGGAAAAGGGCGTCAACGCCGTACACATGATGACCACGTTGACCCGTGCCATCGAAAAAGTAGCCGCTCCTCAACAGGAAGTGCTCGGCAAGGGCATCTGCGTGCTCACGGATATCAAATCCACGCCCTACCCCGGCGCATCGGTGGTCCCCAGCGGCTGCCGCGTCACCTATGACCGCAGGTTGCTGGTGGGCGAGACGCCGGAAAGCGTGCTGGCCCCGTTCAACGAAGTTATTGCCGTACTCCAGCAATCCGACCCCGATTTCAAGGCAAAGGCATACTTCGCCCAGGGCAAGGAAAAATGCTACACCGGCGCGGCCATGAAGGGAGAACGGTTCTTCCCAGGCTGGCTGTACGATGCCGATGAGCCCTTCATCACCAACACCCTGGCTGAACTCCGAGCCGTCGGAGGTACGCCTGAAATATCGCATTACGCATTCTGCACCAACGGCAGCCACTACGCTGGCGAGGCGGGTATCAAGACCATCGGGTTCGGCCCTTCGCGCGAGAACCTGGCCCACACCATTGATGAGCATATCGAGATCGATCAGCTGAACAAGGCCACCATCGGCTACAAGGCGATCATCAAGGCCCTGCTGAACACCAAATAA